One Rosa chinensis cultivar Old Blush chromosome 5, RchiOBHm-V2, whole genome shotgun sequence genomic region harbors:
- the LOC112167535 gene encoding zinc finger protein ZAT5, which translates to MEGQEELVLSDHQQTQMIIKGKRTKRQRPMSPFGLAVTSSSSSACGGAHGGEEYGNSFTSASYDSTEEEEDMANCLILLAQGCHVIPKQETSSTLHEATAVSSHVGKAGFYVYECKTCNRTFPSFQALGGHRASHKKPKSSTAAMADQEKKPASTHFTSASMDQEVEDSKQFIKKSSPPPTHPTVPIQIKGFQSNNNKAKIHECSICGSEFTSGQALGGHMRRHRAAVANNNTTTSTTQVVGIGAAIDNSMRSKQERTILALDLNLPAPEDHDHHHHHHQQHQIHHQRDSKFQFVPTQQTSLVFNAPALVDCHY; encoded by the coding sequence ATGGAAGGGCAAGAAGAGCTGGTTTTGAGTGATCATCAGCAAACCCAGATGATCATCAAGGGCAAGAGGACCAAGCGCCAGAGGCCCATGTCTCCTTTCGGTCTGGCAGTGACTTCGAGCTCGTCGAGCGCTTGTGGCGGCGCTCATGGTGGAGAAGAGTATGGGAACTCCTTCACTTCAGCCAGTTATGACAGCACTGAGGAGGAAGAGGACATGGCCAACTGCCTGATTCTGTTGGCTCAGGGTTGCCATGTGATTCCCAAGCAAGAGACTAGCAGTACTCTTCATGAAGCTACCGCTGTTTCTAGTCATGTGGGCAAAGCTGGGTTTTATGTCTATGAGTGCAAGACCTGCAACCGGACCTTCCCTTCTTTTCAAGCACTCGGTGGCCACCGAGCCAGTCACAAAAAGCCAAAGTCCTCCACCGCGGCGATGGCCGATCAGGAGAAGAAACCGGCATCGACCCATTTCACCTCTGCATCCATGGATCAAGAAGTTGAAGATTCTAAGCAATTTATCAAGAAGAGTAGTCCTCCTCCAACCCATCCTACAGTTCCTATTCAGATAAAGGGGTTTCAGAGCAACAACAACAAGGCTAAGATTCATGAGTGTTCGATATGCGGGTCGGAGTTCACATCGGGTCAAGCTCTTGGTGGGCATATGAGACGGCACAGAGCAGCAGTAGCCAACAACAacactactactagtactacTCAGGTGGTGGGTATTGGTGCAGCCATTGATAACAGTATGAGGAGCAAGCAGGAGAGAACTATTCTAGCACTGGATCTAAATCTTCCAGCACCAGAAGACCAtgatcatcaccaccaccatcaccaacAGCATCAGATTCATCACCAGCGTGACTCGAAGTTCCAATTTGTGCCGACCCAACAGACTAGTCTTGTCTTCAACGCTCCTGCTTTGGTGGATTGTCATTATTAA